TGATATGTAGCAAGGCATGGACTCGACGACTTTTTTCAGGGTTCAACGGTAATGCCTCAATTCGCCTCGGTGATGCTTGCCTTATGACTGCAACAGGCTCCGCTAAAGGCTGCCTTGAGCCAAAAGACTTTGTTCTGGTCGATATTGCCAGTGGCAAAATTTTGGCAGGAAGCAAACCATCCTCTGAAGGCGAAATGCATTTAGAAATTTACCGGAACCAGCCAAAGGCGCGTGCAATTCTTCATACACATCCACCAAAAATTCTTGCATTGGGTGTGCTTGTTGAACCTGCACAAATGCTGAAGCTCCCGATTTTTGAAACTGACTTAATCGGTTCTCGTATGACCACAGCTCCAGCGTTTGAACCGGGAACTGTGGAACTTGCGCAGGCAACTGGAAAAGCCGCCATGACACACGACGCGGTATACATGGAAAAACACGGACTCGTATGTTGGGCAGACACACTTAGCCACGCACTTTCACTCAGCGAAGAGCTAGAACACTTAGCCTCTATCCATGTAGACGTAGTTCGATAATATTTTTTCTTTCACGAAGGCATCTAAATATAAAACGCAAACTTATACAAAAAAGAAGCTGCCCTCGCGAATAAAAGTCTTTGGAAAGGGGTCTGGGGAAGAACCTTTCTACAGAAAGGTTTTCCCCAGCCGTCGGAGACAAAAAGCGCCGCAGACTCGCTAAAAGCAAAAAAAGCGCCGCAGGCCGCATGTTTTACGGACTCTGAGTATTGCAAGTCGTTGAATTATTAGTTAGGCATACAGTTTACAAATTTGAAAATCCTTCCCGAAACATTATAACAAAGACTACCAAAGGGACTTAAATGACAGACTTTACCCCTGACTTTGCGAAAACAGGTGGTCTTGTTCCCGCCATCGCTCAAGATGCAGCGACCGGCGATGTGCTCATGATGGCCTATATGAATGAAGAAGCTTGGAACAGGACTCTTGAAACGGGCGAAGCCCATTACTTTAGCCGCAGCCGTAACGCGCTTTGGCATAAAGGCAAAACGTCAGGACATACCCAGCATATCAAGGCCGTGCGCCTTGACTGCGACAGCGACACTATTCTGCTGATCGTAGAGCAAAAAGGCGGCGCGGCCTGCCATGAAGGGTATAAAAGCTGTTTTTATCGTGAACGTAACAATGAAGGCGAAATTTCAATCTGCTCGCCGTTAGTTTTCGACCCTAAGGAGGTCTACAAATAATGTCTTCTACCAACTCAATTATCAAGCTTGGTCTGCCTAAAGGTTCTCTTGAAAAGCCAACCCTCAGCCTCTTCGAACGCTCCGGTTGGAAAATCCACCAGCACCACAGAAACTACTTCCCAGAGATCAATGATCCGGAAATCACCGCACGCCTTTGCCGTGTACAGGAAATCCCTAAGTACATTGAAGACGGCATCCTTGATGTAGGTCTTACCGGTAAAGACTGGCTGCTGGAAACCGGCGCTGATGTAAAAGTAGTGTCAGACCTTATTTACTCTAAGGTTTCCAACCGCCCTGCGCGCTGGGTTCTGGCTGTTGCTGGCGATTCCCCGTACAAACGTCCGGAAGACCTCGCTGGTAAACGCATTGCTACCGAACTGCTCGGCGTTACTAAAAAATACTTCGAAGATGCAGGCATCGACGTTGATGTTCAGTACTCCTGGGGTGCAACTGAAGCAAAGGTTGTAGAAGGACTTGCTGATGCGATTGTAGAAGTAACCGAGACCGGTACAACTATCCGCGCACACGGTCTACGTATTATCGCAGAAGTTCTTGTTACCAACACCCAGCTTGTCACCAGCGAAGCTGCATGGGCTGATCCTGAAAAGCGCCGCAAAATCGAGCAGATTGATTTGCTGCTTCAGGGCGCACTGCGTGCAGAATCCCTCGTTGGTCTCAAAATGAACGTACCTAGCGACAAGCTGCCAGAAATTCTTAACGAGATTCCTTCCCTGAACTCTCCTACCATTGCAGAGCTCACGGACACAGCATGGCATTCTGTTGAGATTGTTGTAGACCAGAGCATTGTTCGCGACC
This sequence is a window from Halodesulfovibrio marinisediminis DSM 17456. Protein-coding genes within it:
- the tsaA gene encoding tRNA (N6-threonylcarbamoyladenosine(37)-N6)-methyltransferase TrmO, whose amino-acid sequence is MTAEVQFIGRVRTQFDDLEKCPKQGNEGGKEAWVEINPEFAAGLTELYVGQSIDLLTWFHKADRTTLEVHPRGDRSRPKRGVFATRSPSRPNPIGVHTVTILEIAENKLRVDLLEALDKTPLIDIKKTPTPANLITPVNIRREDIDEITLICSKAWTRRLFSGFNGNASIRLGDACLMTATGSAKGCLEPKDFVLVDIASGKILAGSKPSSEGEMHLEIYRNQPKARAILHTHPPKILALGVLVEPAQMLKLPIFETDLIGSRMTTAPAFEPGTVELAQATGKAAMTHDAVYMEKHGLVCWADTLSHALSLSEELEHLASIHVDVVR
- the hisI gene encoding phosphoribosyl-AMP cyclohydrolase → MTDFTPDFAKTGGLVPAIAQDAATGDVLMMAYMNEEAWNRTLETGEAHYFSRSRNALWHKGKTSGHTQHIKAVRLDCDSDTILLIVEQKGGAACHEGYKSCFYRERNNEGEISICSPLVFDPKEVYK
- the hisG gene encoding ATP phosphoribosyltransferase, encoding MSSTNSIIKLGLPKGSLEKPTLSLFERSGWKIHQHHRNYFPEINDPEITARLCRVQEIPKYIEDGILDVGLTGKDWLLETGADVKVVSDLIYSKVSNRPARWVLAVAGDSPYKRPEDLAGKRIATELLGVTKKYFEDAGIDVDVQYSWGATEAKVVEGLADAIVEVTETGTTIRAHGLRIIAEVLVTNTQLVTSEAAWADPEKRRKIEQIDLLLQGALRAESLVGLKMNVPSDKLPEILNEIPSLNSPTIAELTDTAWHSVEIVVDQSIVRDLIPRLKAEGAEGIIEYALNKVI